The Bacteroidota bacterium genome has a window encoding:
- a CDS encoding glycosyltransferase, whose product MKLAELDIVLPCYNPGTDWAQHIIAAFHDLQNKLPETKINITLVNDGSSKGIIPEDIIRLKNEIGNFNYINYSENRGKGFALRKGIESSTADLCIYTDVDFPYTTESILKILDELTTSQCDIAAGVKDKNYYKHVPAFRRFISRLLRSCTGFVLRLKVNDTQCGLKGFNKTGKTIFLSTTIDRYLFDLEFIFLASRNNIIKIKPVEIELKENIQFSSMRAGILFTEAGNFLKIFFKSL is encoded by the coding sequence TTGAAATTAGCTGAACTCGATATCGTTTTACCCTGCTATAATCCCGGAACGGATTGGGCACAACATATTATTGCAGCTTTTCATGACCTTCAAAATAAACTTCCGGAAACCAAAATAAATATCACACTGGTAAATGATGGTTCTTCAAAAGGAATTATACCGGAAGATATCATCAGATTAAAAAACGAAATTGGTAATTTTAATTATATCAATTATTCCGAAAACAGAGGGAAAGGTTTTGCTTTAAGAAAAGGCATTGAAAGTTCAACAGCCGATTTATGTATTTATACAGATGTTGATTTTCCTTATACTACAGAAAGTATTTTAAAAATATTGGATGAATTAACAACATCACAATGTGATATCGCAGCCGGTGTAAAAGATAAAAATTATTATAAACACGTTCCTGCTTTCAGGCGTTTTATTTCTAGGTTGTTGCGCAGTTGCACTGGATTTGTTTTGCGATTAAAAGTAAATGATACACAATGTGGTTTAAAGGGATTTAATAAAACCGGAAAAACGATATTTTTATCCACCACAATCGACCGTTATTTATTTGATTTAGAATTTATTTTTCTTGCCTCAAGAAACAACATAATAAAAATTAAACCGGTAGAAATCGAATTGAAAGAAAATATTCAATTTAGCAGTATGCGTGCCGGAATATTATTTACTGAAGCAGGAAACTTCCTGAAAATATTTTTTAAAAGTCTTTAA
- a CDS encoding glycosyltransferase family 2 protein yields MEVKKLSVIVPAYNEEATIQTILTTLAGVKLLHNISMEIIVVNDCSRDKTAEHLQQFIESNPQVNIRAFHHEKNKGKGAALHTGIGNATGDYTIVQDADLEYDPVEFNDLLKPVIERNADVVYGSRFIGGNPHRILFYWHSIGNKFLTSLSNMFSNLNLTDMETCYKLVRTSILQSIKLKENRFGFEPELTQKLAKIKKITIYEVGISYYGRTYAEGKKINWKDGFRAIYCILRYGLFN; encoded by the coding sequence ATGGAGGTAAAAAAACTCAGTGTAATTGTGCCGGCTTACAATGAAGAGGCTACAATTCAAACCATTCTTACCACTTTAGCGGGTGTTAAGCTGCTGCACAATATTTCAATGGAAATAATTGTAGTAAACGATTGCTCCCGCGATAAAACGGCCGAACACCTGCAACAATTTATTGAATCTAATCCGCAGGTGAATATTCGTGCTTTCCATCATGAAAAAAATAAAGGTAAAGGTGCTGCATTACATACCGGAATTGGCAATGCAACCGGCGATTATACCATTGTGCAAGATGCCGACCTTGAATATGATCCAGTTGAGTTTAATGATTTGCTAAAACCTGTTATTGAGCGCAATGCAGATGTTGTGTATGGCAGTCGTTTTATAGGCGGCAATCCACATCGTATATTATTTTACTGGCATTCTATCGGAAATAAATTTTTAACAAGTTTATCCAACATGTTCAGTAATTTAAATTTAACAGATATGGAAACCTGTTATAAACTGGTTCGGACATCAATTTTACAGTCCATTAAATTAAAAGAAAACAGATTTGGTTTTGAGCCCGAGCTCACACAAAAATTAGCAAAAATTAAAAAAATTACCATCTACGAAGTTGGTATTTCCTATTATGGACGTACTTATGCTGAAGGGAAAAAAATAAATTGGAAAGATGGTTTCAGAGCCATTTATTGTATTTTACGTTATGGACTATTTAATTAA
- a CDS encoding lytic transglycosylase domain-containing protein, with the protein MPASVSFAGEPVPLTDEEVRERLDRELTVNGYWHSNMIQNLKLANRWFPIIEKVLKENNIPDDFKYLAIAESGLRNVISPSDAHGYWQFLKGTGLQYGLTINAEVDERYDMEKSTLAATKYLKDAYAKFGNWTLAGASYNAGMGSIEGSVSYQKENAYYDLYLKEETSRYIFRALAYKIIFENTQKYGFFLNKEDLYNPLEYKIIKIDSTIPDLAVFAQKHNTNYKMLKYYNPWLRSTLLTVKTGQSYTIKLPLTATDKPSGSQ; encoded by the coding sequence ATGCCTGCCTCCGTTAGTTTTGCAGGCGAACCTGTTCCTCTCACAGATGAAGAAGTACGCGAACGTTTAGACCGTGAATTAACCGTTAACGGCTATTGGCATTCTAATATGATTCAAAATTTAAAACTCGCAAACCGCTGGTTTCCAATTATTGAAAAAGTATTAAAAGAAAATAATATTCCTGACGATTTTAAATATCTGGCCATAGCAGAAAGTGGTTTACGCAATGTTATTTCTCCATCCGATGCACATGGCTACTGGCAATTTTTAAAAGGCACCGGTTTACAGTATGGATTAACAATTAATGCAGAAGTAGATGAACGTTATGATATGGAAAAATCAACACTCGCTGCTACAAAATATTTAAAAGATGCCTATGCAAAATTTGGCAATTGGACCTTAGCAGGTGCAAGTTATAATGCAGGAATGGGTTCTATTGAAGGATCAGTTAGTTATCAAAAAGAAAATGCGTACTACGACTTATATCTAAAAGAAGAAACATCCCGATATATTTTTCGCGCTTTAGCTTATAAAATCATTTTTGAAAACACCCAGAAATATGGTTTCTTTTTAAATAAGGAAGATTTATATAATCCCCTTGAATACAAAATCATTAAAATAGATTCGACAATACCTGATTTGGCAGTTTTTGCGCAAAAACACAATACCAACTATAAAATGTTGAAATACTATAATCCGTGGCTGCGCAGCACCTTGCTAACCGTTAAAACCGGTCAATCCTATACTATAAAGCTGCCACTAACGGCAACTGATAAACCATCAGGGTCGCAATAA
- a CDS encoding DUF2480 family protein, translating to MPALSAGKLFKELRKFELTANQVIVEFVNKVAQSGIVSFDLEDYFPDEKNIIAFDLKDYLFKGLILREKDFREALAAINWSDYTDKHLAIFCSADAIIPNWAWMLIVAQAEPFAKTVTMGTVNEVIVQLYRNSLAHIDTTQFVDQRVVIKGCSDKPVPAEAYLEITKILRPLAKSIMYGEPCSTVPVYKKK from the coding sequence ATGCCGGCGCTTTCTGCGGGAAAGTTGTTTAAAGAATTACGTAAATTTGAACTAACAGCTAATCAGGTAATCGTGGAATTTGTAAATAAAGTAGCACAAAGCGGTATCGTTTCGTTCGATTTGGAAGATTATTTTCCGGATGAAAAAAATATCATCGCATTCGATTTAAAGGACTACCTTTTTAAAGGGTTGATTCTTCGTGAAAAAGATTTTCGTGAAGCATTGGCTGCTATTAATTGGTCTGATTACACGGATAAACACCTTGCCATTTTTTGCTCTGCAGATGCAATTATTCCAAACTGGGCCTGGATGTTAATTGTTGCTCAGGCAGAACCATTTGCCAAAACAGTTACCATGGGAACGGTAAATGAAGTAATTGTTCAATTATATCGCAATTCGCTCGCACATATCGACACAACTCAATTTGTTGACCAACGAGTAGTAATTAAAGGATGCAGCGATAAACCTGTTCCCGCGGAAGCATATCTGGAAATAACAAAAATTTTAAGGCCCTTAGCTAAAAGTATAATGTATGGTGAGCCTTGTTCAACCGTACCTGTTTACAAGAAAAAATAA
- a CDS encoding peptidylprolyl isomerase — protein sequence MLISKIRQYSWVVVGLIALSLILFLVQDATNSNTGIFNKNKAPKFAEIDGEEVSRDEFSDRRGKAILEYLTFNNQVLAYEQGQYQLDPRTQFELGEKAWTDYVNEKLIDKNLNELGLSLTDKEFSNIIYGPDPHPVIKNYYIGLSQTGQYDPSVLPGFVDNVSNPETQKNNAQARQEYYQFVSREQVAKRDYKQTKYLNLFTKSSYVPEWMAKRAYTVSNTRGTFAMITLPYASIADSTIKVSDEDLKKYYNENKNKYKQTEGRIVEYVSWDFYPTAADSAATLKALSENITKMAAAKNDSTFIATRSDDPDKYGNSNYTRNDLYTQGIDSAVVASYFTTPVGGLVGPFENGGMYRVAKIKNRTNMPDSVKARQIFVAITPERDSIKSKAFADSIKNAIDNNGADFNAMAIQYSDDQSSAQQGGDLGWATPSLNFFPELKKYLFETGTTGKSSVIKTQYGYHIMEITELHAKKEFVNVAYLSKVIEPGKETIDSIEKAATAFYEKYQTPEDFEQGVIDSRLFKRVTQPLTKNLYEVPGIENTREIITWAFDAEKDEFKFFNMSERVIVAYVKELRVNGVAELENVREVVEQEVIKEKKAEQLAKQLQDAMSAGSMDAIAAKVGARVDTIRNASMGSPNAPILGREPKAIGAAFATEIGKTTAVIEGMRGVYILMPIEFAPVPEATDYTINKNQLTSVMQNKFQGQTLLNELKEKAKVTDNRYLYGD from the coding sequence ATGCTAATTTCAAAGATTCGCCAGTATTCATGGGTAGTCGTAGGCTTGATAGCCCTGAGTTTGATACTGTTTTTGGTGCAAGACGCTACCAACTCAAACACCGGTATCTTCAACAAAAACAAAGCCCCCAAATTTGCAGAAATTGATGGTGAAGAAGTTTCCCGTGACGAATTTAGCGACCGTCGTGGTAAAGCTATTCTCGAATATCTGACATTCAACAACCAGGTTTTGGCTTACGAACAAGGTCAATACCAACTTGACCCCAGAACTCAGTTCGAGTTAGGTGAAAAAGCCTGGACCGACTATGTTAACGAAAAATTAATCGATAAAAACCTCAACGAATTAGGTTTATCACTTACCGATAAAGAATTCAGTAACATCATTTACGGACCAGATCCACATCCTGTAATTAAAAATTACTATATCGGTCTTTCACAAACCGGTCAGTACGATCCTTCGGTATTACCGGGGTTTGTCGACAATGTTTCTAATCCTGAAACACAAAAAAATAATGCACAGGCACGTCAGGAATATTATCAATTTGTTTCACGTGAGCAGGTTGCAAAACGCGATTACAAACAAACAAAATATCTGAACCTCTTTACAAAATCATCTTACGTTCCTGAATGGATGGCAAAACGTGCTTACACTGTTTCAAATACACGTGGCACATTTGCAATGATTACTTTACCTTATGCTTCAATTGCAGATTCTACCATTAAAGTTTCTGATGAAGATTTGAAAAAATATTACAACGAAAACAAAAATAAATACAAACAAACTGAAGGTCGTATTGTAGAATATGTGAGCTGGGATTTTTATCCGACTGCTGCCGACAGTGCTGCAACATTAAAAGCATTAAGTGAAAATATCACTAAAATGGCTGCAGCTAAAAACGATTCAACTTTTATTGCTACACGTTCTGATGACCCGGATAAATACGGTAATTCAAACTACACACGCAACGATTTATATACACAAGGTATCGACTCTGCTGTAGTTGCAAGTTATTTTACAACTCCGGTTGGTGGTTTAGTTGGTCCGTTTGAAAATGGTGGAATGTATCGTGTTGCAAAAATTAAGAACCGCACCAACATGCCTGACTCAGTAAAAGCGCGTCAGATATTTGTTGCAATTACGCCTGAACGCGATAGTATTAAATCAAAAGCATTCGCTGATAGTATTAAAAATGCAATTGATAATAATGGTGCAGATTTTAATGCAATGGCTATCCAATATTCAGATGATCAAAGCTCAGCTCAACAGGGTGGCGATTTAGGCTGGGCAACACCATCATTAAACTTCTTCCCTGAATTAAAAAAATATTTATTCGAAACAGGAACTACCGGTAAGTCATCAGTTATTAAAACACAATATGGTTACCATATTATGGAAATAACTGAATTACATGCTAAAAAAGAATTTGTTAATGTTGCTTACTTAAGTAAAGTAATTGAGCCGGGTAAAGAAACCATCGATTCAATTGAAAAAGCAGCAACTGCTTTTTATGAAAAATATCAAACACCGGAAGATTTTGAACAAGGTGTAATTGATAGTAGATTATTTAAACGCGTTACACAGCCGCTCACAAAAAATTTATATGAAGTTCCGGGTATCGAAAATACACGTGAAATAATTACATGGGCTTTTGATGCTGAAAAAGATGAATTTAAATTCTTCAACATGTCTGAACGTGTAATTGTTGCTTATGTAAAAGAATTACGCGTAAACGGTGTTGCTGAATTAGAAAATGTTAGAGAAGTAGTTGAGCAGGAAGTTATTAAAGAGAAAAAAGCGGAACAACTTGCAAAACAATTACAAGATGCCATGAGCGCAGGTTCAATGGATGCTATTGCAGCTAAAGTTGGCGCTCGTGTTGATACCATTCGTAATGCAAGCATGGGTTCACCAAATGCACCAATTCTTGGTCGCGAACCAAAGGCTATTGGAGCTGCTTTTGCCACTGAAATTGGTAAAACAACTGCAGTTATTGAAGGTATGCGCGGTGTTTATATCCTAATGCCTATTGAGTTTGCACCGGTTCCTGAAGCAACCGATTATACCATCAACAAAAATCAGTTGACCAGTGTAATGCAAAACAAATTTCAGGGACAAACATTGTTGAATGAACTGAAAGAAAAAGCCAAAGTAACGGATAACCGATATTTATACGGAGATTAA
- the gldC gene encoding gliding motility protein GldC, with translation MGKSSEINLKITLDESNVPEQISWMATDSSMTQPEHCKAFMLSLYDEKQEETLRIDLWTKEMRQDEMDKFFFETIMTMSDTYKRANQNEEMVHFIRDFAFSFGEKAGLIKRKAE, from the coding sequence ATGGGCAAATCATCAGAAATCAACCTGAAAATTACCTTAGACGAGAGCAATGTGCCGGAGCAAATAAGCTGGATGGCAACAGACAGTAGCATGACACAACCGGAGCACTGTAAAGCTTTTATGTTGAGCTTATACGATGAAAAGCAGGAAGAAACCTTACGAATAGACCTTTGGACCAAAGAAATGCGGCAGGATGAAATGGATAAATTTTTTTTCGAAACCATTATGACCATGAGCGATACCTATAAAAGGGCCAATCAAAATGAAGAAATGGTGCATTTTATCCGTGATTTCGCTTTTAGTTTTGGAGAAAAAGCCGGTTTGATTAAACGAAAAGCTGAATAA
- a CDS encoding type III pantothenate kinase, translating to MNLVLDLGNTLHKYAVYHQDELVFQQTETQLLPEHLETLTDTYIIKDAILSSVDHFDEKLELWLDEHFNLLKFTPNTPLPITNAYATPATLGKDRLAAAVGANAAFPGKNVLSIDAGTCLKYDFVDANGVYHGGAIAPGLMMRLKAMHNFTARLPLIEPTAISTMLKPALTGDSTTNSMLSGALNGALLEVDGVIDAYRNSYGDILPLLSGGDAGFFELHLKSRIFARPNLVLEGLNSILKYNINN from the coding sequence GTGAATCTCGTTTTGGATCTCGGCAACACCCTGCACAAGTATGCAGTTTATCATCAGGATGAGCTGGTGTTCCAACAAACTGAAACACAACTCCTACCTGAACATCTTGAAACCTTAACTGATACATATATTATTAAGGATGCCATTTTGAGCTCGGTTGATCATTTTGATGAAAAACTGGAGTTATGGTTAGATGAACATTTCAATTTGTTAAAGTTTACACCGAATACGCCTTTACCTATTACCAATGCTTATGCAACTCCGGCAACGTTGGGAAAGGATAGGTTAGCCGCTGCAGTGGGCGCCAATGCTGCATTTCCGGGTAAAAATGTATTAAGTATAGATGCCGGAACCTGTCTTAAATATGATTTTGTAGATGCTAATGGCGTTTATCACGGCGGGGCTATTGCTCCGGGATTGATGATGCGCTTAAAAGCCATGCACAATTTTACTGCAAGATTGCCGTTAATAGAGCCGACTGCCATTTCAACCATGCTAAAACCGGCGCTTACAGGCGATTCTACTACTAATTCCATGCTTTCGGGAGCCCTCAACGGTGCTTTGCTGGAAGTTGATGGTGTTATTGATGCTTATCGTAATAGTTATGGCGATATTTTACCACTGCTGAGTGGCGGAGATGCCGGTTTCTTTGAATTGCATCTTAAAAGCCGGATATTTGCACGCCCAAATCTGGTTTTGGAAGGTTTAAACTCTATTCTTAAATATAATATTAACAACTGA